The Candidatus Hinthialibacter antarcticus genome has a segment encoding these proteins:
- a CDS encoding pyrroloquinoline quinone-dependent dehydrogenase — protein sequence MWKHCFLGVFFVVVFAHAGFCELNVKDHEWPLHSRTHEGTRFSPLDQINKGNVAKLERVWTYRTGDFGEGRGHYFECTPLMIDDTVYVITTLSRLAALDAVTGDEKWIFTPDPPLSVHETGAGGLASRGVAYGVWGDKQRIFHPVRDGRIYSIDVETGIPDNTFGTNGYINLRAGMPDGGGYLFLSSPPVIYGDLIIQGFGVNDSSKKLPHTPLKAYNAHTGKLAWTFNTVPQGDEPGVETWEGNSWQGRGGANIWSMMSIDYERGMLFLPVSTPNQDFYGGDRPGKNLYTDSVVALDAKTGKHIWHYQTVYHDLWDYDLAALPVLADLNIDGKKVPAVVMAGKTAFIHVLNRLTGEPLFPVEERPVPQGGVPGEKPWATQPFPSKPPAISRQIMTEDDISHLDEATYDHVKYRWEKFDHRGIFTPPSEQGTIVFPGLHGGANWSGAAVDPNGMMYINSTELPWVLIMNENPNPDAPFRYRLKEAFAFRDQNGYPAVTPPWGELIKVNLNKGEFVWRKPLGEFDELTKKGIPITGQENFGGATVTAGGLVLIASTMDGRIRAFDEKTGDVLWQDQMPCAGYAAPITYLGADGKQYVVICAGGGGKVGSKIGDYVIAYRLK from the coding sequence ATGTGGAAGCATTGTTTTTTGGGAGTATTTTTTGTCGTCGTATTTGCTCACGCCGGATTTTGCGAGTTGAACGTCAAAGACCACGAATGGCCCCTGCATTCTCGTACGCATGAAGGAACCCGCTTCTCGCCGCTCGATCAAATCAATAAAGGCAACGTAGCCAAACTCGAACGCGTCTGGACGTATCGCACTGGCGACTTCGGCGAGGGGCGTGGGCATTATTTTGAATGTACGCCGCTGATGATCGACGACACCGTCTATGTCATAACCACGCTGTCGCGGCTGGCGGCGTTGGATGCAGTCACGGGTGATGAGAAGTGGATATTCACGCCTGACCCGCCGTTATCCGTACATGAAACCGGCGCGGGCGGGCTTGCCAGCCGGGGCGTCGCTTATGGCGTCTGGGGCGACAAGCAGCGCATCTTTCATCCCGTCCGCGATGGGCGCATCTATTCCATCGACGTAGAAACGGGCATACCTGATAATACGTTTGGGACAAACGGATATATCAATCTTCGCGCTGGGATGCCGGACGGCGGCGGCTATTTGTTTTTGAGTTCGCCCCCTGTCATTTACGGCGATTTGATTATTCAGGGCTTCGGCGTCAACGACTCCAGCAAGAAGTTGCCGCATACGCCGCTCAAGGCCTACAACGCGCATACCGGAAAACTCGCCTGGACGTTTAACACCGTTCCACAAGGCGATGAACCCGGCGTCGAAACTTGGGAAGGGAACTCCTGGCAAGGACGCGGCGGCGCCAACATCTGGTCGATGATGAGCATCGACTATGAGCGCGGTATGTTGTTTCTGCCCGTGAGTACGCCCAACCAGGATTTCTACGGCGGCGACCGTCCCGGCAAAAATTTATACACCGATAGCGTGGTCGCGCTCGACGCCAAGACAGGCAAACACATCTGGCATTACCAGACGGTTTATCACGATCTTTGGGATTACGACTTGGCGGCGTTGCCGGTTTTGGCTGATCTGAATATTGATGGCAAGAAGGTACCTGCGGTCGTCATGGCGGGCAAGACGGCGTTCATTCATGTCTTGAACCGCTTGACTGGCGAGCCGTTGTTTCCCGTCGAAGAACGCCCGGTCCCCCAGGGCGGCGTTCCCGGCGAAAAGCCATGGGCGACGCAGCCGTTTCCATCGAAGCCGCCCGCTATTTCACGCCAGATTATGACCGAAGATGATATCAGCCATTTAGACGAAGCGACTTATGACCATGTGAAATACCGCTGGGAAAAGTTCGACCACCGAGGCATCTTCACTCCGCCGTCAGAGCAGGGAACCATCGTTTTTCCCGGACTGCACGGCGGCGCGAATTGGTCGGGCGCGGCGGTCGATCCAAACGGTATGATGTACATCAATTCAACCGAACTGCCGTGGGTCCTGATAATGAATGAAAACCCTAATCCTGACGCGCCGTTTCGCTATCGCTTAAAAGAAGCCTTTGCGTTTCGCGACCAAAACGGGTACCCCGCCGTTACGCCGCCTTGGGGCGAATTAATCAAAGTGAACCTGAACAAAGGCGAGTTCGTATGGCGCAAGCCGTTGGGCGAATTTGATGAACTGACGAAAAAGGGGATCCCCATCACTGGCCAGGAGAACTTTGGCGGCGCGACCGTGACCGCTGGCGGTCTCGTTTTGATCGCCTCCACGATGGACGGGCGCATTCGCGCGTTTGATGAAAAGACGGGCGACGTCCTATGGCAAGACCAAATGCCCTGCGCGGGTTATGCGGCGCCGATTACCTACTTGGGCGCTGACGGAAAACAATACGTTGTGATTTGCGCGGGCGGCGGTGGAAAAGTCGGCTCAAAGATTGGCGACTACGTCATCGCGTATCGTCTGAAATAG
- a CDS encoding type II secretion system protein — protein sequence MKSAFTLIELLIVVAIIGILAAIAVPNFLNAQVRAKLAATYGSMKSIQTAIAAYQVDNNNVPVDYGPDAQTGQTYYALTTPVAYLSSIDPFRDIFKSHNEEDDGQYFAYGSGVHIGSLGDAERLAKFKNAGVEYFLFGWGPDREPNWPWALLAETLVLLKDPAHAGPNQDGGIFYSTTNGLVSSGDIISTNARIYQ from the coding sequence TTGAAATCCGCCTTCACACTGATTGAACTTTTAATCGTCGTCGCCATTATTGGAATTCTAGCGGCGATTGCGGTCCCTAATTTTTTGAACGCTCAAGTCCGCGCCAAACTCGCGGCGACGTACGGCTCGATGAAATCCATCCAGACGGCGATCGCCGCTTACCAGGTCGATAACAACAATGTCCCCGTTGATTACGGCCCTGATGCGCAAACGGGACAAACGTATTATGCGCTGACGACGCCGGTCGCGTATCTTTCCAGCATTGATCCCTTTCGCGATATTTTCAAAAGCCATAATGAAGAAGACGACGGGCAGTATTTCGCTTACGGTTCCGGCGTCCACATCGGCAGCCTGGGCGACGCCGAGCGATTGGCAAAATTCAAAAATGCGGGCGTTGAGTATTTTCTGTTTGGCTGGGGGCCGGACCGTGAACCCAATTGGCCCTGGGCGCTATTAGCTGAAACGCTGGTTCTCTTGAAAGACCCTGCTCACGCCGGGCCAAATCAAGACGGCGGTATTTTTTATTCGACCACCAACGGGCTGGTTTCCTCCGGCGATATTATTTCCACCAACGCCCGCATCTATCAATAA
- a CDS encoding prepilin-type N-terminal cleavage/methylation domain-containing protein: protein MKTMTQAFTLIELLVVVAIIGILTSIAMPNFQHAQIKAKTTRALADMRTLVTALEAYSTDNNSYPLDGNDYFERDESLYDQIRIQSVLTTPVPYISEIFSDIFHTRETQINDPLVKRLFQDRPPFPYVYTTKDNIVLHRGNPHAYFIFSFGPDQDFDNASSKPEDILVYDATNGIISDGDILRKGP, encoded by the coding sequence ATGAAGACAATGACTCAGGCGTTTACATTAATTGAATTGCTGGTGGTGGTCGCCATTATCGGCATCTTGACTTCGATTGCGATGCCGAACTTTCAACACGCGCAAATCAAAGCCAAAACCACCCGCGCATTGGCTGACATGCGAACCCTGGTCACCGCGTTAGAAGCCTACTCGACTGATAACAACAGCTATCCACTCGATGGAAACGATTACTTTGAACGGGACGAATCGCTCTACGATCAGATTCGCATTCAATCCGTGCTGACCACGCCGGTTCCGTATATTTCAGAAATTTTCTCTGACATTTTCCATACGCGCGAGACGCAGATTAACGATCCATTGGTGAAGCGCCTGTTTCAGGATCGCCCGCCGTTTCCTTACGTCTACACGACCAAAGACAACATAGTGCTTCACCGGGGCAACCCTCACGCATACTTCATTTTCAGCTTCGGCCCGGACCAGGATTTTGATAATGCCTCCAGCAAACCGGAAGACATACTCGTCTACGATGCGACCAACGGCATCATCTCTGATGGCGACATTCTCCGTAAAGGCCCTTAG
- the truA gene encoding tRNA pseudouridine(38-40) synthase TruA yields MRNIRLDLEYDGANYCGWQFQPNHPSLERTLKEAVERIINHTIVLYSSGRTDSGVHAEQHVAHFRSDTTLTHDNIIRGVNSITPRDVLIYAIHDMPLEWSARHDAREREYCYRIYNDQFPSVFWRKHSHWVREPLDLDAMREAASLLEGHHNFNAFRSLHCDADNPVRTLRRLEFFDERPLIRLRVVGEAFLRHQVRIIAGTLLDVGLGKRTPESMRDILESKDRNQAGTTLPGCGLTLVSIKYSDEIERITNIQPVAELVRRCRNLE; encoded by the coding sequence ATGCGCAACATACGTCTTGATCTAGAATATGATGGGGCCAATTACTGCGGGTGGCAATTCCAACCCAACCACCCCTCGCTCGAACGAACGCTGAAAGAGGCGGTCGAACGCATCATCAATCACACCATTGTGCTATATTCATCCGGCCGGACGGATTCGGGCGTTCACGCCGAACAACACGTGGCGCACTTTCGCTCGGACACCACGCTGACTCACGACAATATCATTCGCGGCGTCAACTCCATCACCCCGCGCGATGTTTTGATCTACGCCATCCATGACATGCCGCTCGAATGGAGCGCCCGCCATGACGCGCGCGAGCGCGAATATTGCTACCGAATCTATAACGACCAATTCCCCAGCGTTTTTTGGCGCAAGCATAGCCATTGGGTGCGTGAACCGCTTGATTTGGACGCCATGCGCGAAGCGGCCTCTCTGCTCGAAGGCCATCATAATTTCAACGCCTTTCGCAGTCTCCATTGCGATGCAGACAACCCGGTTCGGACCTTACGCCGCCTCGAATTTTTTGATGAGCGCCCTTTGATTCGGCTGCGGGTCGTCGGAGAGGCGTTTCTTCGCCATCAGGTGCGAATCATTGCCGGGACGCTGCTCGATGTCGGTTTGGGAAAACGCACGCCGGAATCCATGCGGGATATACTCGAATCAAAAGACCGCAATCAAGCCGGAACCACGCTGCCGGGATGCGGATTGACGCTGGTCTCAATAAAATATAGCGACGAAATTGAGCGCATAACAAATATACAGCCAGTCGCGGAACTCGTGCGCCGCTGTAGAAACCTCGAATAA